One stretch of Planococcus sp. PAMC 21323 DNA includes these proteins:
- a CDS encoding ubiquinol-cytochrome c reductase iron-sulfur subunit, with protein sequence MSNNRVSRRQFLGYTLTGVGGFMAAGMLMPMVRFAVDPILQEKEGGDYVLTDQAVADITEEPVRVDFTFEQTDAWYVSEVTNSAWVYKEGDKLIALSPVCKHLGCTVNWAGDPEHPTQFFCPCHAGRYEKNGQNIPGTPPLGPLDEYKVKEQDGFVAIGAVRDNTLV encoded by the coding sequence ATGAGTAATAATCGTGTATCACGACGTCAATTTTTAGGCTACACTTTAACAGGTGTAGGTGGTTTCATGGCAGCAGGTATGTTAATGCCAATGGTTCGTTTTGCAGTAGACCCGATTCTTCAGGAAAAAGAAGGCGGAGACTACGTTTTAACTGATCAAGCTGTAGCTGATATTACGGAAGAGCCAGTACGCGTCGACTTTACATTTGAACAAACAGACGCTTGGTATGTATCTGAAGTAACGAATTCAGCTTGGGTGTATAAAGAAGGCGATAAATTAATCGCACTTTCACCAGTTTGCAAACATTTAGGCTGTACAGTGAACTGGGCCGGAGATCCAGAACACCCGACACAATTCTTCTGTCCATGTCACGCAGGCCGTTATGAGAAAAACGGACAAAACATCCCGGGAACACCGCCGCTTGGACCACTTGATGAGTATAAAGTCAAAGAACAAGATGGTTTTGTTGCAATCGGCGCAGTAAGAGACAACACACTAGTTTAA
- a CDS encoding tetratricopeptide repeat protein, which translates to MANIEQIQKAVEQGDPNLLNTLLDDYLLKGDPDEQYGLSEWLAEIGFVEEAIKVIEHLQYIFPEEAQLTIDRANLLIDADREDDALNALMEIPKDNELYAQALVSLADLFQLQGLLEAAENRLNEAIDLMPEEPLLQQAKAELLLDSGRYLESAKIYQELEAQQVVIEGVNIAERLAEVYSAGAAYEEALPYYEKALEDFATPDVLFGAAFAAFQTRQYEMAVRRLDELIGVDPDYFSAYLLKAQSYNMAEDYQPAYQAISEGIARDEFDKELYLFAGKLALKLGKAPEGVEHLRQAIALDPEYMEAIYTLVSYFHAQEQDAEVLELAEMVIESGDDWAGLYPMVAEAYERLENYKQATVYYEKAYSSFRDDVVFLKKYALFLIEEGKRELALEIIKELQVLEPENPEWFDWQQSFE; encoded by the coding sequence ATGGCGAATATTGAACAAATACAAAAAGCGGTAGAACAAGGAGACCCAAATCTCTTAAATACATTATTAGATGATTATTTACTAAAAGGTGACCCAGACGAACAATACGGTTTATCTGAATGGTTAGCAGAAATAGGCTTTGTAGAAGAAGCCATAAAAGTAATCGAGCATTTACAATATATTTTCCCAGAAGAAGCACAATTGACGATCGACCGAGCCAATTTATTAATTGATGCTGATCGAGAAGATGATGCATTGAATGCCTTAATGGAAATTCCAAAAGACAACGAATTATATGCACAAGCGCTTGTATCATTAGCAGACTTGTTTCAATTACAAGGCTTGCTTGAAGCAGCTGAGAATCGTTTAAACGAAGCGATAGACTTAATGCCGGAAGAACCTCTATTACAACAAGCAAAAGCTGAACTGCTACTAGATTCTGGACGTTATCTTGAATCGGCAAAAATTTATCAAGAGCTTGAAGCGCAACAGGTAGTTATAGAAGGTGTTAATATCGCAGAAAGACTAGCTGAAGTTTATAGTGCTGGAGCTGCTTACGAAGAAGCTTTACCTTATTACGAAAAAGCGCTTGAAGATTTTGCGACACCCGACGTACTTTTTGGCGCAGCATTTGCGGCATTTCAAACTCGTCAATACGAGATGGCAGTGCGTCGACTTGACGAATTGATTGGCGTTGATCCGGATTACTTTTCTGCCTATTTGCTAAAAGCACAAAGTTATAATATGGCTGAAGATTACCAACCTGCTTATCAGGCAATAAGTGAAGGAATTGCTAGAGATGAATTTGATAAGGAGCTGTACTTATTTGCAGGCAAGCTTGCTTTGAAACTGGGCAAAGCACCTGAAGGTGTAGAACATCTACGTCAAGCAATTGCACTAGATCCTGAATACATGGAGGCCATTTATACATTAGTATCGTACTTTCATGCGCAAGAACAAGATGCAGAAGTTCTTGAACTTGCAGAAATGGTGATTGAAAGTGGAGACGACTGGGCTGGTCTTTATCCAATGGTAGCTGAAGCTTACGAACGCTTAGAAAATTACAAGCAGGCAACTGTTTACTATGAAAAAGCGTATTCATCGTTTAGAGACGATGTTGTATTTTTGAAGAAATATGCCTTATTTTTAATAGAAGAAGGGAAAAGAGAACTCGCTCTCGAAATAATAAAAGAACTGCAAGTGTTAGAACCAGAAAATCCAGAATGGTTTGATTGGCAACAGTCTTTTGAATGA
- a CDS encoding menaquinol-cytochrome c reductase cytochrome b/c subunit — protein MHRGKGMKFVGDSRVPSMEFRKPNVPKDYSEYPGKTEAFWPNFLLKEWMIGAVFLIGYLLLTVAHPSPLEGQADPTNTAYIPLPDWYFLFLYQLLKYEFASGPFNVVGAIIVPGLAFGALMLAPFLDRGPERRPSKRPLPTGFMILAIISIIFLTWESVANHDWEAAEAQGQIKEEVEIDTTDPGYEVYAGAACISCHGDNLEGAVGPSLAGTGLTPEEIADIAVNGIEKDGNQVMPPSWDGTDEDLQVLAEFISGLEAE, from the coding sequence ATGCATCGCGGAAAAGGGATGAAATTTGTAGGGGATTCGCGTGTTCCAAGTATGGAATTCCGTAAGCCGAATGTTCCTAAAGATTACTCCGAATACCCTGGTAAAACAGAAGCTTTCTGGCCAAACTTCCTTTTGAAAGAATGGATGATTGGTGCAGTCTTCTTAATCGGTTATCTGCTTTTGACGGTTGCTCATCCTTCACCTCTTGAAGGTCAGGCTGATCCAACGAATACAGCATATATTCCTTTACCAGACTGGTATTTCTTGTTCTTATATCAATTACTAAAATACGAATTTGCATCTGGACCATTTAACGTGGTTGGAGCTATCATCGTTCCTGGCCTTGCTTTTGGAGCACTTATGTTAGCACCGTTCTTAGACCGCGGTCCGGAAAGACGTCCTTCAAAACGCCCATTACCTACAGGATTTATGATTCTTGCTATCATATCAATCATTTTCCTAACATGGGAATCAGTAGCAAACCATGACTGGGAAGCTGCTGAAGCGCAAGGACAAATTAAAGAAGAAGTGGAAATTGATACGACTGATCCAGGATATGAAGTTTATGCTGGCGCCGCTTGTATTAGTTGCCATGGCGATAATTTAGAAGGAGCAGTTGGACCTTCTCTTGCTGGTACTGGTTTAACTCCTGAAGAAATCGCTGATATTGCTGTTAACGGGATTGAAAAAGACGGCAATCAAGTAATGCCTCCATCTTGGGACGGAACAGATGAAGATCTGCAAGTTCTAGCTGAGTTTATTTCAGGCCTTGAAGCAGAATAA
- a CDS encoding zinc metallopeptidase yields the protein MGIGGYIFYFILLLIIPLWAQFKLKRTYAKYSKIRSTSGHTGAQVARIILDANGLQDVKVIESRGMLSDHYNPLTKIVALSSHNYNEASVAGTAVAAHEVGHAIQDAEDYSFLRLRHRLVPIVNVSSNMSWIFIMIGFFSAWSGALLIGIILLAAGVVFQLITLPVEFNASSRAMDQLLSHNIIRNEEERHAKKVLSAAAMTYVAATAVAVLELARLILIYTGMNRS from the coding sequence ATGGGAATAGGCGGTTATATCTTCTATTTTATCCTTTTGCTAATCATCCCATTATGGGCTCAATTTAAATTAAAAAGAACATATGCTAAATACTCAAAAATTCGTTCGACATCAGGTCACACAGGTGCTCAAGTAGCACGTATTATTTTGGATGCTAATGGGTTACAAGATGTTAAAGTCATTGAAAGTCGAGGCATGTTGAGTGATCATTATAATCCGTTAACAAAGATTGTGGCACTCAGTAGCCATAACTATAACGAGGCATCAGTTGCGGGTACTGCGGTAGCGGCTCATGAAGTAGGTCATGCTATTCAAGATGCAGAGGATTATTCGTTCTTGCGTCTGCGACATCGCCTTGTGCCAATCGTTAACGTTTCATCAAATATGTCGTGGATCTTTATTATGATTGGCTTCTTCTCCGCATGGAGTGGCGCGTTATTGATCGGTATTATTTTATTAGCGGCGGGTGTAGTATTCCAGCTGATCACTTTGCCGGTTGAGTTTAACGCTTCAAGTCGAGCGATGGACCAATTACTATCACATAACATTATTCGAAACGAAGAAGAACGCCATGCAAAAAAAGTGTTAAGTGCTGCAGCCATGACTTATGTGGCAGCTACAGCAGTTGCAGTTCTTGAACTTGCTAGATTAATCTTGATCTATACAGGCATGAATCGCTCATAA
- the qcrB gene encoding menaquinol-cytochrome c reductase cytochrome b subunit: MLNKLYDWVDERLDITPIWRDIADHEVPEHVNPAHHFSAFVYCFGGLTFFITVIQILSGMFLTMYYVPDIENAWQSVYYLQNEVAFGEIVRGMHHWGASLVVVMIFLHTLRVFFTGSYKKPRELNWVVGVLLFGVILGLSFTGYLLPWDMKALFATKVGIEIAASVPVIGESIKILLAGDSTILGAQTLTRFFAIHVFFLPAALLGLLAAHFIMIRRQGISGPL; this comes from the coding sequence GTGCTAAACAAGTTATATGATTGGGTTGATGAGCGATTAGACATTACGCCTATCTGGCGTGATATTGCTGACCATGAAGTACCTGAGCACGTAAACCCCGCACACCACTTTTCAGCATTTGTTTATTGTTTTGGGGGACTTACATTTTTCATTACAGTAATTCAGATCTTATCCGGTATGTTCTTAACAATGTATTATGTGCCAGATATTGAAAATGCTTGGCAGTCGGTTTACTATCTTCAAAATGAAGTTGCTTTTGGAGAAATCGTGCGTGGGATGCATCACTGGGGAGCTTCACTAGTAGTTGTTATGATCTTCCTTCATACACTACGAGTATTCTTTACAGGTTCTTATAAGAAACCTCGCGAGCTAAACTGGGTAGTAGGCGTACTACTATTCGGCGTAATCCTTGGATTAAGCTTTACAGGCTACTTGCTTCCATGGGATATGAAAGCTTTATTTGCTACAAAAGTTGGGATTGAAATTGCAGCTTCTGTACCGGTAATCGGTGAATCGATCAAAATTCTATTGGCTGGGGATTCAACAATTCTTGGTGCACAGACTTTGACACGATTCTTCGCTATCCACGTCTTCTTCTTACCTGCAGCGTTGCTTGGGTTGCTAGCTGCTCACTTTATCATGATTAGAAGACAAGGTATTTCAGGACCGCTATAA
- a CDS encoding ReoY family proteolytic degradation factor, whose product MTASISVGEKKQFVRWFLQSYKMKRRECIWILNYMLSNEDLLEKTHFVEEAHYCPRAMVMSSTDSKEIPFRFYKGNLMTADAEKSFHDLRLNPDEHLYIQLNFPSIPPPPLYLSVLEENPYIPEDASIDEQDRQIAEKILKESMSVFHEETIYKQIDEALDANDRDRFFELSAILQAFKAIKKDGE is encoded by the coding sequence ATGACCGCTTCAATATCAGTAGGTGAAAAAAAGCAATTTGTCCGTTGGTTTTTGCAATCCTACAAGATGAAAAGACGTGAATGCATTTGGATTTTAAATTATATGTTGAGCAATGAAGATCTGCTTGAGAAAACCCATTTTGTTGAAGAAGCGCATTATTGTCCACGCGCAATGGTCATGTCCTCAACAGATTCGAAAGAAATCCCATTCCGTTTTTACAAAGGGAATTTAATGACGGCAGATGCAGAAAAATCATTTCATGATTTGCGTTTAAATCCCGATGAACATTTGTATATCCAATTGAATTTCCCTAGCATTCCGCCACCTCCATTATATTTGTCGGTATTGGAAGAAAATCCATATATACCCGAAGATGCATCTATCGATGAACAAGATCGTCAAATTGCTGAGAAAATTTTAAAGGAAAGCATGTCTGTTTTCCATGAAGAAACAATTTATAAACAAATTGATGAAGCATTAGATGCCAATGATCGCGACCGTTTTTTTGAACTATCAGCGATATTACAGGCGTTCAAAGCTATTAAAAAAGACGGAGAGTGA
- a CDS encoding nucleotide pyrophosphohydrolase, with protein MSGEKTMKQLQQEVDTYIGQFKEGYFQPMEMMARLTEELGELSREVMHEYGPKKKKSSEAENSIEEEMGDVLFVLICMANSMNINLADAHDRVIDKFSSRDQNRWTRKEEHK; from the coding sequence ATGAGCGGCGAAAAAACCATGAAACAGCTTCAGCAAGAGGTTGACACATACATTGGACAATTCAAAGAAGGTTATTTTCAACCTATGGAAATGATGGCTCGTTTGACCGAAGAACTTGGTGAACTTTCTAGAGAAGTCATGCACGAGTACGGTCCGAAAAAAAAGAAAAGTTCAGAGGCTGAAAACAGTATCGAAGAAGAGATGGGTGACGTCCTATTCGTTTTAATCTGTATGGCTAACTCAATGAACATAAATTTAGCGGATGCACATGACCGAGTAATTGATAAATTCAGCAGTAGAGACCAAAATCGCTGGACACGAAAAGAGGAACATAAATGA
- a CDS encoding YitT family protein, which produces MAELKELKLKNVFFILIGAAIYSFGFVHFNIQNELGEGGFAGITLILYFIFNWDPALMNLLLNIPLFFIGWKLLGRKVFHYTIIGTVAVSVFLKIFLVYEIQINLQDDLFLAALFAGVFVGVGLGIIFRYGGTTGGVDIIARLAQKYIGWSMGKTMFLFDAGVIMLSWLTFLDHRSMMYTLVAVFVGARVIDFVQEGAYSGRGALIISNSQEEIASRIAIEMDRGITILRGYGHFTKEEREVLYCVIAKNEIVRLKNIINSVDPHAFVSLMDVHDVMGEGFTLDEEKRPIE; this is translated from the coding sequence ATGGCGGAATTGAAAGAATTAAAACTAAAAAATGTTTTTTTCATCCTTATAGGAGCTGCTATTTATAGTTTCGGTTTTGTTCATTTTAATATTCAAAATGAACTAGGAGAAGGCGGTTTTGCAGGTATTACATTGATTTTGTACTTTATTTTTAATTGGGACCCTGCTTTAATGAACCTTCTATTAAACATTCCATTGTTTTTCATCGGATGGAAACTTCTTGGCAGAAAAGTCTTTCACTATACCATCATAGGAACCGTAGCCGTTTCTGTATTTTTAAAGATTTTCCTTGTCTATGAAATACAAATTAATTTGCAAGATGATTTGTTTTTAGCTGCATTATTTGCAGGTGTTTTTGTAGGTGTTGGACTCGGAATTATTTTCCGTTATGGCGGTACAACAGGCGGCGTTGATATCATAGCGCGTTTAGCTCAAAAATACATAGGCTGGAGTATGGGAAAAACCATGTTTTTGTTCGATGCAGGCGTGATTATGTTATCATGGCTGACATTTCTTGATCACCGCTCAATGATGTATACGCTTGTCGCAGTCTTTGTAGGTGCGCGCGTTATTGATTTTGTACAAGAAGGAGCTTATTCTGGTCGTGGCGCTCTCATTATTTCAAATTCTCAAGAAGAAATCGCTAGTCGCATTGCGATTGAAATGGACCGAGGTATTACAATTCTTCGTGGCTATGGCCACTTTACTAAAGAAGAAAGAGAAGTATTGTATTGCGTAATAGCAAAAAATGAAATTGTGCGCTTAAAAAATATTATTAACTCTGTAGACCCTCATGCTTTTGTTTCCTTAATGGATGTTCACGATGTGATGGGTGAAGGATTTACACTTGATGAAGAAAAACGACCAATCGAATAA
- the mgsA gene encoding methylglyoxal synthase, producing MNIALIAHDRKKDDLIQFSLAYEEILSEHSLFATGTTGQRIIDETDLAVTRFRSGPLGGDQQIGAMIAQDEMDMIIFFRDPLTAQPHEPDVTALIRLCDVYGIPLATNMGTAEVLLKGLKEGFIDWRLLGERRG from the coding sequence ATGAATATAGCTCTAATTGCTCATGACCGTAAAAAAGATGACCTGATTCAATTCTCTTTAGCGTATGAAGAGATTTTATCTGAACACTCGCTTTTTGCAACAGGGACGACAGGACAACGAATTATCGACGAAACCGATTTGGCAGTTACTCGTTTTCGTTCGGGGCCACTGGGTGGCGATCAGCAAATCGGTGCAATGATCGCACAAGATGAAATGGATATGATTATTTTTTTCCGTGATCCATTGACTGCACAACCTCATGAACCAGATGTAACGGCGTTAATCCGTCTGTGCGACGTCTATGGCATTCCTTTAGCTACAAATATGGGGACGGCTGAAGTTCTTCTTAAAGGCTTAAAAGAAGGCTTTATAGACTGGCGCCTGCTTGGAGAAAGAAGAGGATAG
- the bshA gene encoding N-acetyl-alpha-D-glucosaminyl L-malate synthase BshA: MRKMKIGITCYPTVGGSGVIATELGKMLAEKGHEVHFITSSTPFRLNKTYPNIFNHQVDINTYSVFQYAPYDIALATKISEVIKNEGLDLLHVHYAIPHAVCAILGRDMAGSNIGIVTTLHGTDITVLGSDSSLKEAIRYGIEKSDIVTAVSNSLRDQTYELIQPNKKIETVYNFVDEREYHPKNETKLKEQLGIDPAEKVLIHVSNFRKVKRVQDVVETFSLARKQIQCKLLLVGDGPEMGRIIQQVRDLKLEEHVLFLGKRDDLAEFYSISDIKLLLSEKEAFGLVLLEAMACGVPVIGANIGGMPEIINPGVNGFLVELGDTEQAARYIVDMLSDETQLQNLRQGALDTVSAHFHSSKILEQYEGLYEQLMPQDDNQ; this comes from the coding sequence GTGCGAAAAATGAAAATCGGCATTACTTGCTATCCTACAGTTGGCGGGTCTGGAGTTATTGCCACAGAGTTGGGAAAAATGTTGGCGGAAAAAGGACACGAAGTTCATTTTATTACGTCAAGCACTCCTTTCCGTTTAAATAAAACATATCCAAATATTTTTAATCATCAAGTTGATATCAATACGTATTCCGTATTTCAATACGCTCCTTACGACATTGCTTTAGCCACTAAAATTTCTGAAGTGATTAAAAATGAAGGGCTGGACCTCCTCCATGTTCATTATGCAATTCCACATGCAGTTTGCGCTATACTCGGACGTGATATGGCAGGGTCGAATATTGGAATAGTGACAACTCTCCATGGAACCGATATTACGGTATTAGGATCGGATTCTTCCCTAAAAGAAGCAATTCGTTATGGGATTGAAAAATCAGATATTGTAACAGCCGTCTCTAATTCACTCAGAGATCAGACTTATGAGCTTATTCAACCCAATAAGAAGATTGAGACAGTTTACAATTTTGTCGATGAAAGAGAGTACCATCCAAAAAACGAAACGAAGTTGAAGGAACAACTTGGCATTGATCCTGCTGAAAAAGTGTTGATACACGTTTCAAACTTCCGCAAAGTTAAGCGGGTACAAGATGTGGTAGAAACTTTTTCGTTGGCCCGTAAACAAATTCAATGCAAATTATTATTAGTAGGCGATGGACCGGAAATGGGGAGAATCATTCAACAAGTGCGCGACCTAAAACTAGAAGAGCATGTATTATTCCTTGGTAAACGAGACGACCTTGCAGAATTTTATAGTATTAGTGACATCAAGCTGTTACTTTCTGAAAAAGAAGCGTTTGGTTTAGTGCTACTTGAAGCAATGGCGTGCGGAGTTCCAGTTATAGGCGCAAACATCGGTGGTATGCCTGAAATTATTAATCCTGGTGTCAATGGATTTCTTGTTGAGCTAGGAGACACAGAACAGGCTGCTCGATATATTGTAGACATGTTGAGTGATGAAACTCAATTGCAAAACTTGCGTCAAGGCGCATTGGATACAGTGTCTGCACATTTTCATTCTTCAAAAATTTTGGAGCAATATGAAGGCTTATACGAACAGCTGATGCCACAGGATGATAATCAATGA
- a CDS encoding DUF1405 domain-containing protein, translated as MLSFAVKISTWLMYRPFLILLFIVNLAGSVYGYIWYGWQLKITEPIFLIFVPDSPTASLFFTIVLGLWIFGKRNRLIEALAFVTLIKYGLWAVVMNLLTLWETGSIGWIGWMLIGSHFAMALQAVLYIEHYRFGWLSVALTAVWTLHNDVIDYVFGQMPIYSRLSEYSSQIGYFTFWLSIICVGFAFYVAHLNKAQSISVDQY; from the coding sequence ATGCTTTCCTTTGCAGTTAAAATTTCAACTTGGTTGATGTATCGACCATTTTTAATTTTGTTATTTATAGTAAACTTAGCAGGTTCGGTATATGGATACATATGGTATGGCTGGCAATTAAAAATTACAGAACCAATTTTTCTGATTTTTGTACCCGATAGCCCGACTGCAAGTTTATTTTTCACTATTGTGCTTGGTTTGTGGATTTTCGGCAAACGCAATCGATTAATTGAAGCCTTGGCTTTTGTCACATTGATTAAGTATGGCCTATGGGCAGTTGTGATGAACTTGCTCACATTATGGGAAACCGGTTCAATTGGCTGGATAGGTTGGATGCTAATAGGCTCACATTTTGCGATGGCGTTACAAGCTGTGCTTTATATCGAACATTATCGTTTTGGTTGGCTATCTGTTGCGTTAACAGCTGTTTGGACATTGCATAACGATGTAATCGATTATGTCTTTGGGCAAATGCCTATATATAGTAGATTAAGTGAGTATAGTAGTCAAATTGGTTATTTTACATTCTGGCTTTCAATTATTTGTGTCGGATTCGCCTTTTATGTTGCTCATTTAAACAAAGCGCAATCCATTTCAGTTGACCAATATTGA
- the dapB gene encoding 4-hydroxy-tetrahydrodipicolinate reductase yields the protein MTIRVAIAGARGKMGKEAVHTVMNHAEMELVSVLDYKRVGDTLADTNLFPSSFTAPIFIDLEQLNTETRPDVLVDLTTPEFVYEHTKQALELKIRPVVGTTGFSDEQLKELKALSKNSGIGCIIAPNFAIGAVLMMKFAEQAAKYLPDIEIIEMHHDQKLDAPSGTAMKTAHLISQQRPIHEQGHVHEKEILEGARGANYDGMRIHSVRLPGLVAHQQVLLGGEGQMLTLRHDSFNRGSFMSGVILSIQTVMEKQELIYGLEHIID from the coding sequence ATGACAATTCGCGTAGCAATTGCAGGAGCAAGAGGGAAAATGGGTAAAGAAGCAGTACATACCGTTATGAATCATGCTGAAATGGAACTAGTTTCAGTTTTAGATTACAAAAGAGTAGGCGATACATTAGCTGACACAAACTTATTTCCTTCTAGTTTTACTGCGCCTATCTTTATTGATTTGGAGCAGCTCAACACTGAAACTAGGCCGGACGTACTTGTCGATTTAACTACACCAGAATTTGTTTATGAACACACAAAGCAGGCGTTGGAATTGAAGATTCGTCCAGTTGTTGGTACTACAGGCTTTTCTGATGAACAATTAAAAGAGTTAAAGGCACTTTCGAAAAACTCGGGAATAGGGTGTATTATTGCACCGAATTTTGCAATTGGAGCAGTACTAATGATGAAATTTGCAGAACAAGCGGCGAAATACTTACCCGACATTGAGATTATTGAAATGCATCATGACCAAAAACTTGATGCTCCATCTGGCACTGCGATGAAAACGGCACATCTGATTTCGCAGCAACGTCCGATTCACGAACAAGGACATGTCCACGAAAAAGAAATTCTTGAAGGTGCCCGTGGTGCAAACTATGACGGTATGCGTATCCACAGTGTTCGATTACCTGGTTTGGTAGCTCATCAACAAGTGTTACTTGGCGGAGAAGGACAAATGCTCACACTTCGACATGATTCATTTAATCGAGGCTCATTTATGTCAGGTGTGATTTTATCTATCCAAACTGTGATGGAAAAACAAGAATTGATCTATGGTTTAGAACACATAATCGATTAA
- a CDS encoding DUF2487 family protein produces the protein MHFIGKEIDQYLSQQDYIDTAVVPLLQLDLSEAGMKSSAGASEYLQNLTALLEKQFKGRILLLPPISYGKRANRQRIADELLAELTHTKFKHIFYLTTDSEWRTIDSLKNVLWLPAIPMEDMDQSFKNSVMEDQLRQVLPLFTKEWSHHS, from the coding sequence ATGCATTTTATCGGCAAAGAAATTGATCAATATTTAAGCCAACAAGATTATATCGATACAGCTGTAGTGCCACTTTTGCAGTTGGATTTAAGTGAAGCTGGGATGAAGTCAAGTGCAGGCGCATCTGAATACTTGCAAAACTTAACAGCTTTACTAGAAAAGCAATTTAAAGGGCGGATCCTTTTGCTTCCGCCTATTTCTTATGGCAAAAGAGCAAATCGCCAGCGAATTGCAGATGAACTGTTGGCAGAATTAACGCATACAAAATTTAAACACATTTTTTATTTAACAACAGATTCTGAATGGCGAACAATTGACAGTTTAAAAAATGTTTTATGGCTACCGGCAATTCCGATGGAGGATATGGACCAATCCTTTAAAAATTCGGTCATGGAAGACCAATTGAGACAGGTATTGCCGCTATTTACAAAAGAATGGTCACATCATTCATGA
- a CDS encoding CCA tRNA nucleotidyltransferase — translation MNTATKVIHTLKAAGFEGYIVGGAVRDLLLGKTPHDMDVATSALPQQVKALFDRTVDTGIDHGTVLVLLDGEGIEVTTFRTESSYSDNRRPDSVEFVLSLEEDLRRRDFTINAMAMTEDLTIIDPFGGKEDLRNKVIRAVGDPDERFEEDALRMLRAIRFSGQLDFIIDMKTLLSIRRHARLIRFIAVERLKSEIDKIFVNPSMQKSMAYLKDSVLTRFLPVGGLFEVDWIPYQPNGRPTYGWFYLLHQQKRQFSDIKDYRFSNEEKRLIEKSLELTTLNTWDQWTFYKYTLEQLAMASRVMGKTTDLATIKQQLPIQSRSELAIDGWDLIEWTGVKSGPWIKVWIEKIERLIVYGLLINDKELIKDWFEDEYHSHT, via the coding sequence ATGAATACGGCCACTAAAGTAATTCACACATTAAAAGCAGCGGGATTCGAGGGCTATATTGTAGGTGGAGCGGTGCGCGATTTATTATTAGGAAAGACACCACATGATATGGATGTAGCTACATCAGCTTTGCCCCAGCAAGTAAAAGCATTATTTGACCGTACTGTTGATACAGGTATTGATCACGGAACAGTTTTAGTATTACTGGATGGAGAAGGCATTGAGGTGACGACGTTCCGCACAGAGAGCAGCTATTCCGATAACCGCCGACCAGATTCTGTAGAATTTGTTCTTTCGCTTGAAGAGGATTTGCGCCGTCGTGATTTTACGATCAATGCAATGGCGATGACAGAAGACTTAACGATAATCGATCCTTTTGGTGGAAAAGAAGATTTGCGAAATAAAGTAATTCGTGCAGTTGGTGATCCCGATGAACGTTTTGAAGAAGACGCATTGCGAATGTTACGAGCGATCCGCTTTTCGGGGCAGCTTGATTTTATTATCGATATGAAAACACTTTTATCCATAAGACGACATGCACGTTTAATTCGATTTATTGCTGTTGAACGCTTAAAGTCAGAAATTGATAAAATATTTGTCAATCCAAGTATGCAAAAAAGCATGGCCTACTTGAAAGATTCTGTTTTAACAAGATTTCTGCCAGTAGGCGGTCTTTTTGAAGTGGATTGGATTCCATATCAACCAAATGGCAGACCTACTTATGGCTGGTTTTATTTGTTACATCAACAAAAACGCCAGTTTTCAGATATAAAAGATTATCGTTTTTCAAATGAAGAAAAAAGACTAATTGAAAAAAGTTTAGAATTGACCACGTTAAACACTTGGGATCAATGGACATTTTATAAGTACACATTAGAACAATTAGCAATGGCTTCTCGTGTAATGGGGAAAACGACTGATTTAGCTACTATCAAGCAACAATTACCGATTCAGTCGAGATCTGAGCTTGCAATCGATGGCTGGGATTTAATCGAGTGGACCGGGGTGAAATCCGGGCCATGGATAAAAGTATGGATTGAGAAAATTGAAAGACTAATCGTTTACGGGCTATTGATAAACGACAAAGAACTGATAAAGGACTGGTTTGAAGATGAATATCACAGTCACACTTAA